A genomic window from Glycine soja cultivar W05 chromosome 10, ASM419377v2, whole genome shotgun sequence includes:
- the LOC114370742 gene encoding uncharacterized protein LOC114370742, translated as MGKRICEKECALSNGNSHHTHPGRVWGMLHVIRYHHWRQVKRRLTHRRHGGERLDASTRAGIPGTSDDSGVHSMGEHDKPHTELSNVEEELVHSSQPAKNSIKSRLRSLLNEDIYRKKGRHKRSSTCPAKSQLTQAVSVHNIEVDPLSELLLNVQSPEPVLETFQNRLAAGTLDVLSPVFSEKPIANNDKCVDCGTMFSKDILDHSKIHKHFCSPSQGGPEKKSMNAQILTTDASPHLFKDFLDALDVINTNKDFLLEHIQDPGSPLPFHTHNQQSFNGKQRRSKSLSFPVSASSSGSQDSVHGQLINQMVDDWLDSEEEKLQNQSNMQNTSMDESSEDSYQQTIPSGSSNNFDQWGERDSNSSSVSSQVPNNVKTRHFRNLRKKMRHIIDDGRNEKHRITMDAILDKIPSGKRLTKNVKKFIHDKSKNPTIKGEGEDSATRGFGSRLSSNSFNKHQPPPMRNSSLKDSAGRYSQLYHQTCFNSEAKYPKTENLRLRTEERNSILKTPKSFKRFLSMPNLKSYFHQNEELPLPLSPQSSIKKSGDRTTKFKSYFHQNEEMPLLLSPQNSIKKSGDRTTSTNVIDQQQSWFDHNDDSKSQILPPTFADNTNQECSLNADQKQLLVRSASKSGIDFSTEEKADKSIRIEGFGDLRDSEHDIGAETESVSVPAEANSVFSSDTSFLDFTFDLENLNIQEEESDTEIKPVQDDGLDDMAEQQEAKEDHPEEVENFQNIGTLSKRFNYEIPCIEVDPSNEAAFNYVRKVLELSGFTGHDSLGIWYSDNQPLDPSMYEELEGCLLLDPDCSGNSGEGGECNHHLLLFDIINEGLLEIFGRSYNYYPRPLSYLSHVHPLPAGENVLYKVWTLISWYLMNSTTYELYPSLDYYVSKDLAKYDGWMNLQFDSECVGLELDDLIFDDLLEEIIST; from the exons ATGGGGAAGCGAATTTGCGAGAAAGAATGTGCATTGTCTAATGGAAATAGCCATCACACTCATCCAGGACGAGTATGGGGAATGCTTCACGTTATAAGGTACCATCATTGGCGTCAGGTCAAGAGAAGGCTTACACACAGGAGGCATGGTGGTGAAAGACTTGATGCTAGTACTA GAGCTGGAATTCCAGGAACTTCTGATGATTCTGGGGTTCACTCTATGGGAGAACATGATAAGCCACATACAGAACTATCTAAT gTTGAAGAAGAGCTGGTACACTCCTCTCAGCCTGCCAAAAATTCCATCAAATCCAGATTAAGGTCACTTCTTAATGAAGATATATACAGAAAGAAGGGTCGACACAAGAGAAGCTCAACCTGCCCTGCAAAGTCGCAACTAACTCAAGCTGTTTCTGTTCACAACATAGAGGTTGATCCACTTAGTGAATTGTTACTGAATGTTCAGAGCCCTGAACCAGTCCTAGAAACCTTTCAAAACCGTCTTGCTGCTGGCACATTGGATGTGTTGTCACCAGTTTTCTCCGAGAAACCAATTGCCAACAATGACAAATGTGTAGATTGTGGAACAATGTTTTCTAAAGACATTTTGGATCATAGCAAGATTCATAAGCACTTTTGCTCTCCTAGTCAAGGTGGTCCTGAAAAGAAGTCGATGAATGCACAGATACTTACAACTGATGCTTCACCCCATCTTTTCAAGGACTTTCTTGATGCATTGGATGTGATCAACACAAACAAGGACTTCCTATTAGAACATATACAGGATCCAGGCTCTCCTTTGCCATTCCACACTCACAATCAACAGTCTTTCAATGGTAAACAGAGACGATCCaaatctctctcatttcctGTATCAGCCTCATCGTCAGGAAGCCAAGATTCTGTTCATGGCCAACTCATAAACCAAATGGTAGATGATTGGTTGGATTCAGAAGAAGAGAAGTTACAAAATCAAAGTAACATGCAAAATACAAGCATGGATGAGTCCTCAGAAGATTCTTACCAACAGACCATTCCATCAGGTTCTTCAAATAATTTTGATCAATGGGGTGAAAGAGATTCTAATTCTTCATCAGTTTCGTCTCAGGTTCCCAACAATGTGAAAACTAGGCATTTCAGGAATCTTAGAAAGAAGATGAGGCACATAATTGATgatggaagaaatgaaaagcatCGCATTACCATGGATGCTATACTTGACAAAATTCCTAGCGGAAAGAGGCTCACCAAAAATGTGAAGAAGTTTATCCATGACAAATCCAAAAACCCCACAATTAAAGGGGAAGGTGAAGACAGTGCAACAAGAGGTTTTGGTAGCCGTCTCTCGTCTAATTCCTTCAACAAGCATCAACCACCACCCATGAGGAATTCATCTCTAAAAGATTCAGCTGGTAGATATTCTCAGTTGTATCATCAGACTTGTTTTAACAGTGAAGCCAAGTATCCTAAGACTGAGAACTTAAGATTGAGAACAGAAGAGAGAAATTCTATATTAAAGACCCCAAAATCCTTTAAAAGGTTTCTTTCAATGCCTAATTTAAAATCTTACTTTCACCAGAATGAGGAGCTGCCTTTACCTTTATCCCCCCAGAGTTCAATCAAGAAATCTGGAGATAGAACCACTAAATTTAAATCTTACTTTCACCAGAATGAGGAGATGCCTTTACTTTTATCCCCCCAGAATTCAATCAAGAAATCTGGAGATAGAACCACAAGCACAAATGTCATTGATCAGCAGCAAAGTTGGTTTGACCATAATGATGATtcaaagagtcaaattttgccACCTACATTTGCTGATAACACAAATCAAGAATGTAGTTTGAATGCTGACCAAAAGCAACTTCTTGTCAGGAGTGCTTCAAAATCAGGAATAGATTTTAGTACCGAGGAAAAGGCAGATAAGAGCATACGAATTGAAGGTTTTGGTGACTTGAGAGACAGTGAACATGACATTGGAGCTGAAACAGAATCTGTTTCTGTGCCAGCGGAAGCAAACTCAGTCTTCTCTTCTGACACCAGCTTTCTAGATTTTACATTTGATCTTGAGAACTTAAACATACAGGAAG AAGAATCAGACACAGAAATAAAGCCAGTGCAAGATGATGGATTAGATGATATGGCTGAGCAACAAGAGGCTAAGGAGGATCACCCTGAGGAGGTTGagaattttcaaaacattggaACTTTAAGCAAGCGTTTCAACTATGAAATTCCATGTATTGAAGTGGATCCAAGTAATGAAGCTGCATTTAATTATGTGAGAAAGGTTTTAGAGCTCTCTGGGTTCACTGGCCATGATTCCCTTGGGATATGGTATTCTGATAACCAACCACTTGATCCTTCAATGTATGAAGAATTGGAGGGGTGCTTGCTTCTTGATCCTGATTGTTCTGGTAATAGTGGTGAAGGTGGAGAATGTAATCATCATCTGCTTCTGTTTGATATAATCAATGAAGGGTTGTTGGAGATTTTTGGCAGATCATACAACTATTAtccaagacccttgtcttatcTCTCCCATGTTCATCCACTTCCAGCAGGAGAAAATGTTCTCTATAAAGTGTGGACACTCATTAGCTGGTATCTGATGAACTCAACAACATATGAGCTTTATCCGTCATTGGATTATTATGTGAGCAAAGATCTTGCAAAATATGATGGGTGGATGAATCTCCAATTTGATTCTGAATGTGTGGGGCTTGAGCTAGATGACTTGATTTTTGATGATCTATTGGAGGAAATAATCTCCACCTAA